The region GAACGCTTTATCGGAGGAATCGATTCGTATCCCCGGTTCCAATGCCAGTATAGAAGAGCTCCATTCTTCATGCGATTCTATGGGCATGAATTTAGATGTGCCTGTTACATCAACTTCTCGTGTAATTGCGTCGGAGAACAGGCATGGGAGACCAGCGCGCTGCGCCTCAACGCCAACTAAGCAAAGTCCCTCATATAGACTAGGCAGGCAGAACACGTCAAATGCTTGGTATAGACGATTGACATCAGATCTCTGTCCCAGAAACATCACATGATCAACAACACCAAGCTCTTCAGCATGCTGTTGAACATCCGCCTTATCAGGTCCTTCTCCCACAAAGGCAAGCATCGTATTAGGCCTACTAGGCAGCAGATCCGCAAGCATGTCAACCAAGAAAACCTGGTTCTTTTGAGGCATAAAGCGGCCAACATGCCCTATCAGGAATGTGTCATCGGCAATACCGAATTCTTCGCGTACCTTTTGACGAACTGTAGAATCAAAACGGAATTTATCCAGCTCAATGGCGTTCGGAATTACAGTAAAATCATGGTTTTTGCCAAACAACCATTCACCCGCATAATGTCCGCACGCAAACCTTACTGTCGGGTACACATTTGCGAACGGCCTCAATACAAGCTTCATCGCATTCTTCGCAAACTCGCCTTTGCCCATGGTTGAATGAGAATGCGCGATGCGGGCAGGCACTCCCATTTTCTTCGCTGCCGACAATGGGAATACACTCAGAGTGTTGATGTTGCTGTGCACAATCGGCCACTGCTGTTCGTGCATCAGACGAATCAGCTCACGACGGTAACGAATCGGATGCTGGTACGGCGGTATGCGGAATACACGACCACCCAAAGTAGTGATTTCCTCTTCAGGAACGCGCGTGGAATCCTCATCGACAAGGAAATCAAACTGCACTTTGCTGCGGTCGATATACCGGTAGTAGTTCATCACTACAGATTCAACACCGCCGCCAACCATTTTGCCGACAATCTGAGCCACGCGAATCGGCTTTTGCGAACCATTCACGCCGGTTTTCGTATTATGCGATTGCGTATCGACCATACTCATATCACGTATTGCTTCCCTTGTACTTCCGAGCTTACCCAGCACCTGAAACTGCCGTTCCCCTGATGGAATCCCTTGCTATGTCTCATCTCCATCAGAACCTATCAATATGCACCCTTGTGAGTTACAACGGCGCCGACGGTGCGGAACAGTAGCACGATGTCGCCCAACATGGACCAGTTCTGCACATAGCTGACATCCAAGGATTCAGACTCCTCCCGGCTCAGATTGGAACGGCCGGACACCTGCCACGGACCGGTGATGCCGGGCTTGACCAGCATACGAGTGGCATATGTCTGGTCGTACTGCGCCACTTCCTCAGGCAGCGGCGGGCGCGGTCCCACCACGCTCATATCACCCTTCAGCACGTTCAGGAACTGCGGAAGCTCATCAATGGAGAACTTGCGAATGAACTTGCCCATCTTGGTAACTCGCGGATCGTCCTTCATCTTGAAAATGAAACGGCCCTTCTGTCCATTTTCCTCGGCCAATTCCGCCTTCATCTTGTCCGCGTTCACCACCATGGAACGGAACTTGATCATCTTGAACGTCTTGTCACGGCGGCCCACACGGGTCTGCATATAAAAAATCGGCCCACCATCGGTGAGCTTGATGGCGATGGCGACGGGAACGCTGACAATCGCGGAAACCAACAGCGCAATCAGCGACACCACAATGTCGAACGCGCGCTTCTTGCACATGGCCCACGGCGAATACTGCGTCAGGCTGATCGTCATCACCGTGGTGCCTTGGAGCACGCGGATATTGGTCTCATGGCCACTCACATCCACCGCGGAGGTGACAACTGCGATCTCCAGATTCATGGATTCCAGATCCAACACGAATGTGTTGAAATTATCGGAAAAACGCTGCATCACATCGGTGACCATCACCGTCTGCACACCCACGGCCACGGCACGTTCGGCGAAATTCTTGCAATACGGCAACGTCACGATATTTCTGCCGCTAATCTCATGGATCCGCTGCTTGAACCCCTCGGGCGCGCCGACAGCCTACACAAGACCGTTCTTCTCGTTCAATCCAATCGGGCACACCGCAACGACATGATAGTTTAGCTGGCTTTTCTTGCTCAGGAATTCCAAGGCATGTTCAATGCCCTCGGGAGAGCCTACCAGTACGGTGCCGTACGAATACGCGCCCTTCTCACGGCTGAACAGCACGAACTGACGGATGATGAGACGTTCGACAATGGTAACCAGTAACGCACACAGAAGCGCCAAACCGGTGGTCACCAACGGTACGTACACGTTGAGAATGGAATTCAGCGCGCAAACCATCAGACCCGCGAAAATCGCACCTTTGACCAAAAACGCATTGAGCTGGTAGCCGTCACCCATCACATGACGGTGGTACACGCCCACACTGTGCAGGCAATATATCCAAATCAGCGAGCCGACAAGCGTATACACCCATAAAGCAAGGTAGAAGTGGAAACGCGTGGAGTACAGGTCTCCCGCATTCCGCACCACGTATACAATCGCCGAGGCAATGATGAAGGCGGTCATATCACACAACACCAGCAAGGCGTTGACGAAGAACCGCCAGTAGGCGACGCTGAGCACATACTTCCGGGATGTCTCGCTCAACTTCTCCTTAGTGTTGCCGCTATAGGTCATTTTTCTCTCCAAACTAAAAACCCTTGCCTCCCCCGCTTGTTAGGAGCGATAATTTAGCTTACTCTCACATCCATATAAAGGGGGATTTTTCTTTCAGCTCGACACGCCCACCAGCCTTCGATAAGCGGAGTCTGCGGACAGTGAGGACTTCCTCAGCGTCCGGAGCGGATTGCACATGCAGGGTGATCTCATACTCCTCCCCCGGTTTCAGCGTGACCTTGCCGACGGCGAGCGTCAAACCATCATGCACGGTCATGCCCTGGTAATCATTTGGTTCTGGAACTTCTAATCCACCAAACGGCCATTCGCCGGCGCATATAGGAACAAGGCCGTTCTTATGTCTCCGGGCTCGGTCTCGTTCGTGCCACCGGTCACATAGTTCGGAGCCGTGGCCAGTTCCTCGACGGTTATCAGGTTCTTCAGCTTGATATGCACCGTATACTGGTTAGCCCCATTCGCCACCACTTTCTGGAATTTGGTGGTCACCTCGCGATGCAGATACCAGTCCATCTTCGGCTGCGTCTCGTCGGAAATGTACACGCCGATCTGAGGCTTGGCACCCTCGGTAATGGGACGACCCAAAATCTCGGATTCGGCAATCAAGTCCTGCTCGCCCTCGTGCGCGCTCCGCAGCAGCAGATGCCCCTTCACGGACCGGGAAAGCGCACCAATATAGGCTTTTGGATCATCGGCATTCTGGGTGATGTGGTTGAACGCAGCTTGCGCGGCATCTGCGAAATGCCTGTCCTTTTTCTCCGGCGTCATCTTCGCATACACAATATTCAACAACATCTGCGCGGTATTCGTACCGTCCAATACGGAACCGTCGGGCATGGTCACACCGCCGGTAACGGCAAGCATGTTCTGCAGAAACAGCGGGTCAATAGCAATCACGCCATCCCATCTGGACGCCATATTGTATGGCCCACATTGCACGTACGATTTCGCCGGTACGCGGGAAGTCGGGAGTGAAATTCACGTCGCGGATATCCGTGCCCAGCTTGTCGGTGAACAGCATCCGCTCCTCGGCGGTGAGCTCCACCACCGGCTCGCCAGACTTGGGATCTCCATATCCGAGACGAACGGCTGCAAGCTCAGATGGCCGCCCTGTACGGTGATTACGCCAAGCAAACCGGTCAAACCGCCGGAAGGACGAGCCTCCGCGTTGGCCTGCGCCAGAATCAGGTAGTTGCGCGGAGCGTCAATGGCATGGCTGTCCGTGCCGAACATGCTGGGCAGCAACTGCGCCAGTGTGCTCATACCATGAACCGTGTTACTGAGCTTCACGCAACTGGCTTTGACTGCATTGATAGCGTCGGTCACTTGCCGTATTTTCGGCTGCTGCGCGGATTTCATCTCGCGCACGGCATCATCAATCACATCATCGGCAGCATTCTTCTGCGCATTCTCCAAACCGGGAATGCCGACAGTGCCATCCTTTACCTGAATCTTGTTCAGATTGATGCTTCCCGAAGCCTGCACCAGCTGAGGCAAGGCCTGCGAAGAGATGTCTTCCAAAGCTCCGACCGTGTCCCGGACCGCGGAAATATCACCACCCGCCTACGGCAGACGCGTGGCAACCGACCATATCGATGAAGATGTTTGCGGATAAGCCTTGTCAATATGCGCGGAGAGCTCCCCCACACGCTTTTCCATCTTCGACTGGTCGGCATCGGCAATGACGGACTGCAGATGTTTTGCACCATCAGTGGCCTGTTGCAGTTCACTCTTCGCTTTCAACGCCAAGAAAGCGAACACCCCCAGCAACGGCTGCAAACGCCAGCAGCACGATGAGCACGACAACCAGGATGCGAGGGTTACGGCGTCGACGCTTGATACGGCGGATGTGCTCGGCGCTCATCCGCCTGCGGACCCGCCGACGATGCGGCTCGCCGTGCTCGGGATTCTAATTGGCATCTCGTAGAATCGGAATTCGGAGCAGCATCCAAAACACCTGAAATGCCCGAAGCATTTGAATTGCCCGAATGGGATTCCTGCCCGGAAACGGAACTGTCAAGTATGGACGGGAATGCCAGACCGTTTTCTTCAGGGCTTTTCTGGTTCTCTGACCCTGGACGATCGATCGTCCATGACGGTTGATTCCTCTCCGCTTCGCTACTAATTCGTACACATTCTAATACATGAGGGGAAAACAAGCGAGATTACGAATCCACCCCGAATCATTACCCTCATGCCCTTCGATATCTTAGCAATGATGGCCTATAACGGTGGTTCAGTAATGATAGTCCACATCGTTCGTCATTTTTCCGGATGGGGACTGGTCGATGGTCAGATCGGTCTTCGCCTTCGTGGAAGTGGTCACGTCGAATTCGAACGTCACACTTT is a window of Bifidobacterium catenulatum DSM 16992 = JCM 1194 = LMG 11043 DNA encoding:
- a CDS encoding DUF4012 domain-containing protein, which translates into the protein MASRWDGVIAIDPLFLQNMLAVTGGVTMPDGSVLDGTNTAQMLLNIVYAKMTPEKKDRHFADAAQAAFNHITQNADDPKAYIGALSRSVKGHLLLRSAHEGEQDLIAESEILGRPITEGAKPQIGVYISDETQPKMDWYLHREVTTKFQKVVANGANQYTVHIKLKNLITVEELATAPNYVTGGTNETEPGDIRTALFLYAPANGRLVD
- a CDS encoding sugar transferase, which codes for MTLPYCKNFAERAVAVGVQTVMVTDVMQRFSDNFNTFVLDLESMNLEIAVVTSAVDVSGHETNIRVLQGTTVMTISLTQYSPWAMCKKRAFDIVVSLIALLVSAIVSVPVAIAIKLTDGGPIFYMQTRVGRRDKTFKMIKFRSMVVNADKMKAELAEENGQKGRFIFKMKDDPRVTKMGKFIRKFSIDELPQFLNVLKGDMSVVGPRPPLPEEVAQYDQTYATRMLVKPGITGPWQVSGRSNLSREESESLDVSYVQNWSMLGDIVLLFRTVGAVVTHKGAY
- a CDS encoding glycosyltransferase family 1 protein, coding for MSMVDTQSHNTKTGVNGSQKPIRVAQIVGKMVGGGVESVVMNYYRYIDRSKVQFDFLVDEDSTRVPEEEITTLGGRVFRIPPYQHPIRYRRELIRLMHEQQWPIVHSNINTLSVFPLSAAKKMGVPARIAHSHSTMGKGEFAKNAMKLVLRPFANVYPTVRFACGHYAGEWLFGKNHDFTVIPNAIELDKFRFDSTVRQKVREEFGIADDTFLIGHVGRFMPQKNQVFLVDMLADLLPSRPNTMLAFVGEGPDKADVQQHAEELGVVDHVMFLGQRSDVNRLYQAFDVFCLPSLYEGLCLVGVEAQRAGLPCLFSDAITREVDVTGTSKFMPIESHEEWSSSILALEPGIRIDSSDKAFSDYDISENARELTSIYLKLFEKK